In Acidimicrobiales bacterium, a single window of DNA contains:
- a CDS encoding TldD/PmbA family protein has translation MAKRSVDPSFRALPLEGLAGAALDEARKSRASHAEFRLERIRAADVRIRDRELEGASESESSGLSVRVLVDGTWGFASASGLSEQSARRAAGDAVEVARVSGAINRERVELAPEPVYSGEEWVSSFDVNPFDVSPSDRIELLKSWTDALLSGPGVDHADSAVLAVQEDKFYADLSGTATFQERVRVHPTATAVSIEFNGGGFETMRTLAPPTGRGWEYLTGEGWDWDRELAEIPELLAEKMKAPAVEAGRYDVVIDPSNLWLTIHESIGHATELDRALGYEAAYAGTSFATFDKLGNLRYGSPVMHVTGDRTVEHGLSTIGYDDEGVAAQSWDIVRDGVLVGYQLNRAMAARQGLGRSNGCAFADSPGNIPLQRMANVSLQPATGGPTTSELIGGLDEGIYILGDKSWSIDMQRYNFQFTGQRFFRVRGGRLAGQLRDVAYQGMTTDFWGSMEAVGGESTYVLGGAFNCGKGQPGQVAPVSHGCPSALFRQVRILNTTEESGR, from the coding sequence TTGGCAAAGCGAAGTGTGGACCCGTCGTTCCGAGCGCTTCCTCTCGAGGGTCTCGCCGGCGCAGCGCTCGACGAAGCCAGGAAGTCCCGCGCATCGCACGCGGAGTTCAGGCTCGAGCGGATCAGGGCCGCCGACGTCCGCATTCGGGATCGAGAGCTCGAGGGAGCATCCGAATCCGAGTCGTCAGGGCTCTCTGTCCGTGTCCTCGTCGACGGGACGTGGGGATTCGCTTCGGCCAGCGGCCTGAGCGAGCAGTCAGCGCGACGGGCTGCCGGCGATGCAGTCGAGGTGGCGCGCGTGTCGGGTGCAATCAACCGTGAGAGAGTGGAGCTCGCCCCCGAGCCTGTGTACAGCGGAGAGGAGTGGGTCTCGTCGTTCGACGTCAACCCGTTCGACGTCTCCCCGTCGGACCGGATCGAGCTGTTGAAGAGCTGGACGGACGCGCTGCTTTCCGGTCCGGGGGTCGATCACGCCGACTCGGCGGTGCTCGCGGTCCAGGAGGACAAGTTCTACGCCGACCTGTCCGGGACGGCCACGTTCCAGGAACGGGTCCGGGTGCACCCGACCGCGACCGCGGTGAGCATCGAATTCAACGGAGGCGGCTTCGAAACGATGCGAACTCTCGCGCCGCCCACCGGGCGCGGCTGGGAGTACCTGACCGGTGAAGGGTGGGACTGGGACCGGGAGCTGGCGGAGATCCCCGAGCTGCTCGCCGAGAAGATGAAGGCGCCGGCGGTAGAAGCCGGCCGTTATGACGTGGTGATCGACCCGTCCAACCTGTGGTTGACCATCCACGAGTCGATCGGCCACGCGACGGAGCTCGATCGCGCTCTCGGGTACGAGGCGGCTTACGCCGGAACGTCGTTCGCGACCTTCGACAAGCTCGGCAACTTGCGATACGGATCCCCTGTCATGCACGTCACCGGAGACCGCACCGTGGAGCACGGGTTGTCGACAATCGGGTACGACGACGAGGGTGTCGCCGCTCAGTCGTGGGACATCGTCCGCGACGGCGTTCTCGTGGGATATCAGCTGAACCGCGCCATGGCCGCGCGGCAGGGGCTCGGCAGATCCAACGGTTGCGCATTCGCGGACTCACCCGGAAACATCCCCCTGCAACGGATGGCGAACGTGTCGTTGCAGCCGGCAACCGGCGGTCCAACCACTTCGGAGCTGATCGGCGGTCTCGACGAAGGGATCTACATCCTGGGCGACAAGAGCTGGTCGATCGACATGCAGAGGTACAACTTCCAGTTCACCGGCCAGCGGTTCTTCCGCGTCCGCGGGGGCCGTCTCGCCGGGCAGCTCCGCGACGTCGCCTACCAGGGGATGACGACCGACTTCTGGGGATCGATGGAGGCGGTTGGGGGCGAGTCGACCTACGTCCTCGGCGGGGCCTTCAACTGCGGCAAGGGACAGCCCGGACAGGTTGCACCTGTCAGCCACGGATGCCCGTCGGCGCTGTTCCGGCAGGTTCGCATCCTGAACACAACCGAGGAGTCCGGCCGGTGA
- a CDS encoding metallopeptidase TldD-related protein: MTVNDVKPQDLVEQALSMSRADGCIVIADEITSANLRWANNTLTSNGISRAGALTVIAIVEGATGIVAQEGVTLDSLEDVVRAAETAASGSGKAEDRMPLAAADTVLSPGDWDAPPAETSIGVFADTAKALGHQFGRSEAEGELLFGFASHEVRTSYLASSTGLRARHDQPTGYVEMNAKSKDFARSAWAGVPSEDFTDVDILAISAGLSQRLDWAKRQLELPAGRYATILPPTAVADLMISMYWSLGARDAHDGRTVFSRPGGGTRVGDRLSDKPITLRSDPSAPSLMCSPVVFAHSSSAAQSVFDNGLPIHPTRWIADGNLQSLIQTRHSASLTGLPVTPYVDNLIMDGTTDGDDLRGMTEASSGRTLLLTCLWYIRTVDPQTLLLTGLTRDGVYLVEDGEVVGAVNNFRFNESPVDLLARVSSVGLSERTLPREWSDYFTRTAMPPLLVEDFNMSSVSQAS, translated from the coding sequence GTGACCGTCAACGACGTGAAACCCCAGGACCTTGTCGAGCAGGCGCTCTCCATGTCCCGCGCCGACGGTTGCATCGTCATCGCAGACGAGATCACCAGCGCCAATCTGCGGTGGGCAAACAACACTTTGACGAGCAACGGAATATCCCGCGCCGGCGCGCTCACCGTCATCGCAATCGTCGAAGGCGCTACTGGCATCGTCGCGCAGGAAGGTGTCACGCTCGATTCCCTCGAAGACGTGGTCCGCGCGGCTGAGACCGCTGCATCGGGGAGCGGCAAGGCCGAGGACCGCATGCCGCTTGCGGCTGCCGACACTGTTTTGAGCCCCGGCGACTGGGACGCGCCGCCTGCCGAGACGTCGATCGGAGTCTTCGCCGACACGGCCAAAGCTCTCGGTCACCAGTTCGGGCGGAGCGAGGCCGAAGGGGAGCTGCTGTTCGGCTTCGCCTCGCATGAGGTTCGCACCAGCTATCTGGCTTCCTCCACCGGCCTGCGCGCCCGCCACGATCAACCGACCGGGTATGTGGAGATGAACGCCAAGTCCAAGGACTTTGCCCGCTCGGCGTGGGCCGGAGTCCCGAGCGAGGACTTCACCGACGTGGACATTCTCGCCATCTCCGCCGGCCTGTCACAGCGGCTCGATTGGGCCAAGCGACAGCTCGAGCTCCCTGCGGGCCGTTACGCGACGATCCTTCCTCCCACCGCTGTAGCCGACCTGATGATCAGCATGTACTGGTCGCTCGGCGCCCGCGACGCCCACGACGGAAGGACGGTCTTCAGCCGGCCCGGCGGCGGCACGCGCGTCGGGGACCGCCTGAGCGACAAGCCGATCACGTTGCGCAGCGACCCGTCCGCGCCGTCGCTTATGTGCTCCCCGGTCGTGTTCGCGCACAGTTCGTCGGCCGCGCAGTCCGTGTTCGACAACGGACTCCCCATCCACCCGACCCGCTGGATCGCCGACGGGAACCTGCAGTCGCTGATCCAGACGAGGCACTCCGCCAGCCTGACCGGGCTTCCGGTGACGCCCTACGTCGACAACCTCATCATGGACGGCACCACCGACGGAGACGACCTGAGAGGTATGACAGAAGCTTCATCCGGCCGCACGCTGCTGCTCACATGCCTCTGGTACATCAGGACCGTCGACCCGCAAACCCTTCTCCTGACCGGACTGACGCGAGACGGCGTCTACCTGGTCGAAGACGGCGAGGTCGTCGGCGCGGTCAACAACTTCCGGTTCAACGAGAGCCCCGTCGACCTGCTGGCGCGGGTTTCGTCGGTCGGGCTCTCCGAACGCACCCTCCCCCGCGAGTGGTCGGACTACTTCACGCGCACCGCGATGCCGCCGCTTCTGGTGGAGGACTTCAACATGTCCTCGGTAAGCCAGGCCTCCTAA
- a CDS encoding leucyl aminopeptidase has translation MNIPYFEIERGAPAGVAVLGVPVFSDLTTTPEAGAEIDRGFLAQRRFEGQPGQAIALLADDGSTVVALGVGCRESVDANAVRLAGGALARNAGDAETVATTLTASWPEHAQAVVEGIGLGAYRFDGSGNGRNGKAPVKLERAVLVGRNGIRAAVERGRVGVEATSRARDWVNLPPRSLTPRELARLTVEAAEKVGAEVEVWDEARIADERLGALMGVAAGASEPPRLIRVRHIPSSRPRARIALVGKGITFDSGGLSLKPAQSMMTMKDDMGGAAAVIAATLALAELDVRVEVDGWVAATENMPSGTAIHPGDVLTARNGTTIEVLNTDAEGRLVLADALSLAVESEPDAVIDVATLTGGQRVALGTALSAVMGTDAELVRRVVAAGEAAGEPCWELPLFSSYRKDLDSEVADLRNVTAKPDASTIMAGLFLKEFTAGRPWAHLDIAAPAWAESETALTRKGGTGWGARTLIELVSGLSARRLSG, from the coding sequence ATGAACATCCCCTATTTCGAAATCGAGCGGGGCGCCCCCGCCGGTGTCGCGGTGCTCGGCGTACCGGTCTTCTCGGACCTCACCACTACTCCGGAAGCAGGAGCCGAGATCGACCGCGGGTTTCTCGCGCAGCGCCGCTTCGAGGGGCAGCCGGGCCAGGCGATCGCGCTTCTTGCGGACGACGGCTCGACGGTTGTCGCGCTCGGAGTTGGTTGTCGCGAATCGGTGGACGCCAACGCGGTCCGTCTCGCCGGTGGTGCACTCGCCCGCAACGCCGGGGACGCCGAGACGGTGGCGACCACCCTGACCGCTTCGTGGCCCGAGCACGCCCAGGCTGTGGTCGAGGGCATCGGCCTCGGTGCCTACCGGTTCGATGGCAGCGGCAACGGCAGGAACGGGAAGGCGCCGGTCAAGCTGGAGCGGGCGGTCCTTGTCGGCCGGAACGGGATCCGCGCCGCGGTGGAGCGCGGAAGAGTCGGCGTCGAAGCGACTTCGCGGGCGAGGGACTGGGTGAACCTGCCTCCGAGAAGCCTGACCCCCAGGGAACTCGCCCGGCTGACGGTTGAGGCCGCCGAGAAAGTCGGTGCGGAAGTCGAGGTGTGGGACGAAGCTCGGATCGCTGACGAGAGGCTCGGAGCGCTGATGGGTGTCGCGGCCGGCGCGTCCGAGCCTCCGCGGTTGATCAGGGTTCGGCACATCCCTTCCTCACGCCCTCGCGCGCGAATCGCTCTTGTCGGGAAGGGGATCACCTTCGACTCGGGCGGTCTTTCTCTGAAGCCTGCTCAGTCGATGATGACGATGAAGGACGACATGGGCGGAGCTGCAGCGGTCATCGCTGCGACCCTCGCCCTTGCGGAACTGGATGTGCGCGTCGAGGTCGACGGCTGGGTTGCGGCGACCGAGAACATGCCCAGCGGCACGGCCATCCACCCCGGCGACGTCCTGACCGCGCGCAACGGAACGACGATCGAGGTGCTCAACACGGACGCGGAGGGCCGGTTGGTTCTCGCCGACGCCCTGTCGCTTGCCGTCGAGTCGGAGCCCGATGCTGTCATCGACGTCGCGACCCTTACCGGCGGCCAGCGGGTGGCGCTGGGGACCGCGCTCAGCGCAGTCATGGGAACGGACGCCGAGCTGGTCAGGCGGGTCGTCGCCGCGGGAGAAGCCGCCGGCGAGCCGTGCTGGGAGCTGCCGCTGTTTTCGTCCTATCGCAAGGATCTCGATTCGGAAGTCGCCGACCTTCGAAACGTGACCGCCAAGCCTGACGCGTCGACGATCATGGCCGGGCTGTTCCTGAAGGAGTTCACCGCTGGACGCCCGTGGGCGCATCTGGACATTGCGGCGCCGGCCTGGGCGGAGTCCGAGACCGCGCTGACCCGCAAGGGCGGCACCGGGTGGGGCGCCAGGACGCTCATCGAGCTCGTGTCCGGGCTATCGGCCAGAAGACTGTCTGGCTAG
- a CDS encoding cob(I)yrinic acid a,c-diamide adenosyltransferase: MRIYTRTGDDGTTGLLYGGRVPKDSAVIAANGAVDEAQAALGVVRSQVEKGSELDDLLVGLEKDLYVLMAEVATAPEKRSKLKPGVSLVTEEMVRALEERIDELVQRFPPINDFVIPGHDQVSAALDVARTTVRRAERESLAACPPESLVLRYLNRLSDLVWALARWQEHGESVLSRKATGLSRKASGR, encoded by the coding sequence ATGAGGATCTACACCCGCACCGGCGACGACGGCACGACCGGCCTCCTCTACGGGGGGCGGGTGCCGAAGGACTCAGCGGTGATCGCCGCCAACGGGGCAGTCGACGAGGCCCAGGCCGCTCTCGGGGTGGTCCGCTCCCAAGTGGAAAAAGGCTCCGAGCTCGACGATCTCCTCGTCGGCCTCGAGAAGGACCTTTACGTTCTGATGGCGGAAGTCGCGACCGCGCCAGAGAAGCGTTCAAAGCTGAAGCCTGGCGTCTCGCTGGTCACCGAGGAGATGGTGCGCGCGCTGGAGGAGAGGATCGACGAGTTGGTTCAGCGTTTTCCTCCGATCAACGACTTCGTCATACCCGGACACGATCAGGTCTCGGCAGCGCTCGATGTCGCTCGCACAACGGTCCGGCGGGCTGAGCGCGAGTCGCTTGCGGCCTGTCCACCCGAGTCGTTGGTTCTTCGCTACCTCAACCGGCTCTCGGACCTCGTTTGGGCTCTGGCCCGCTGGCAGGAGCATGGGGAATCAGTGCTGTCCAGGAAGGCCACAGGGCTATCTCGAAAGGCATCAGGTCGATGA
- a CDS encoding DUF2510 domain-containing protein, producing the protein MSTNTAPPGWHPDPAAPQVQLRWWDGARWTEHVQPQAQQAMPQPAQSVGAGGFDAGQGWQGGAAWQQTQGWGYATPFQGPVQSATFAQQNKFSLITGAIVAAYVVIAMTTRIVFIGILPVLMSVRAVRRREPLGPVAVGAAILAVIIAFAALAGR; encoded by the coding sequence ATGAGCACCAACACGGCACCTCCCGGATGGCACCCGGATCCGGCCGCCCCCCAGGTCCAGCTGCGATGGTGGGATGGCGCGCGCTGGACCGAGCACGTCCAGCCCCAAGCCCAGCAGGCGATGCCCCAGCCGGCTCAGAGCGTCGGCGCGGGGGGCTTCGACGCCGGCCAGGGATGGCAGGGCGGTGCTGCCTGGCAGCAAACACAGGGTTGGGGCTACGCGACGCCGTTTCAAGGGCCCGTTCAAAGTGCCACCTTCGCCCAGCAGAACAAGTTCTCGCTGATCACCGGAGCGATCGTCGCCGCCTACGTCGTCATCGCAATGACGACCAGGATCGTCTTCATCGGGATCCTCCCGGTCCTCATGTCCGTCCGGGCGGTCCGCCGGCGCGAGCCGCTCGGACCGGTCGCCGTCGGCGCGGCGATCCTAGCGGTGATCATCGCCTTCGCCGCCCTCGCCGGCAGATAG
- the metH gene encoding methionine synthase, producing the protein MSSYLDAVRESVVIFDGATGTNLQLRHLGPDDFGGPALEGCNEILVETRPDVVADLHQSFVDVGCHVVETDSFGSLPWVLAEYGLEARTRDLARKAASIARDVAGQNHWVAGSLGPGTKIASLGQITFADQRDGYQLAALGLIDGGADLLIVETVQDLLQAKAAIIGCRRAMAEAGRELPVQVQVTIETTGRMLMGTEIGAALTTLEALRPDVVGLNCATGPAEMSEHLRYLSQRARVPISVLPNAGLPSVVDGQMHYDLTPNELADFHARFISEYGVSVVGGCCGTTPEHLAAVVDRCGGLTPGRRDPAHEPGIASIYSHVPYDQSPSFLVVGERTNANGSKKFREAMLSDDWDTCVAMAREAVKDGSHVLDVCVDYTGEDGVADMREVAGRFATQATVPLMLDSTEADVIETGLQLIAGKPILNSVNLEDGDAVGTRLDRFLSLAHEYGAAVVCTCIDEEGQARTADWKVRAAREIYELAVNRYGIPAEDLLFDPLVLPISTGMEESRRDGIETIEGIRRIKAELPGAGTIVGLSNVSFGLSAAARHALNSVFLHECQQAGLDAAIVHASRIVPLNKLDDRVVEVCLDLIYDRRDKAGGYDPLAELLSLFEGVSSTDVAREDRSGWPVERRLEQRIVDGDRDGLEADLDSALTDGWTALDVINGPLLGGMKIVGDLFGSGQMQLPFVLQSAETMKAAVSYLEPHMEKTDDGGKGRIVLATVKGDVHDIGKNLVDIIFTNNGYEVHNLGIKVSLSEMVDKAKEVGADVIGMSGLLVKSTLIMRENLLELNERGLSDIPVILGGAALTRTYVERDLRSEYQGRLFYGKDAFEGLHTMDRLMELKRSEEEDPDFGRVPEGREGARTRAGRAAEAAAGAGGAAGGVGGGVGPVRPDDLPERSPSVAVDNPVFVPPFVGSRIERGIPLDDIAAYLNETALFRAQWGYRPDKSTGENDAEFKERVRAVLREQLAAARSSGVLQPAVAYGWFAVNSEGDDLIVWKDESRTAEWLRFRFPRQAFEPWMSIADFFRSVESGEDDYAAFHVVSMGSKVSEETARLFSENHYQDYLHLHGLGVEMTEALAEYWHRRIREDWGFAGEDGPTLGGLFRQQYRGGRYSWGYPACPDLEDNAKCAELVGADRLGVTVSEETSWQFHPEQTTAAIICHHPQAKYFVVD; encoded by the coding sequence GTGAGTTCCTACCTCGACGCGGTTCGGGAATCGGTCGTCATCTTCGACGGCGCCACTGGCACCAACCTGCAGCTGCGCCACCTCGGACCGGACGACTTCGGCGGTCCGGCTCTCGAGGGATGCAACGAGATCCTCGTCGAGACCCGCCCCGACGTGGTGGCGGACCTGCACCAGAGCTTCGTCGATGTCGGTTGTCACGTCGTCGAAACGGACAGCTTCGGTTCCCTTCCCTGGGTGCTGGCGGAGTACGGGCTGGAAGCGCGCACCCGCGACCTGGCCCGCAAGGCGGCGTCGATCGCCCGGGACGTAGCCGGCCAGAACCACTGGGTGGCCGGCTCGCTCGGGCCCGGGACCAAGATCGCCTCGTTGGGCCAGATCACGTTCGCGGACCAGCGCGACGGCTACCAGTTGGCCGCCCTGGGTCTCATCGACGGCGGCGCCGACCTGCTGATAGTCGAGACGGTCCAGGACCTTCTGCAGGCGAAGGCGGCGATCATCGGCTGCCGGCGGGCGATGGCCGAAGCGGGGCGAGAGCTGCCGGTCCAGGTCCAGGTGACTATCGAGACGACCGGTCGCATGCTCATGGGCACCGAGATAGGTGCCGCCCTGACGACGCTCGAAGCGTTGCGGCCCGACGTCGTCGGACTCAACTGCGCCACGGGACCGGCCGAGATGAGCGAGCACCTGCGCTACCTGTCCCAGAGAGCGAGGGTCCCGATCTCGGTGTTGCCCAACGCGGGTCTGCCGTCGGTGGTCGACGGCCAGATGCATTACGACCTCACCCCCAACGAGCTCGCCGACTTCCACGCCCGGTTCATCAGCGAGTACGGCGTGTCGGTGGTAGGCGGATGCTGCGGGACCACGCCAGAACATCTCGCCGCGGTCGTCGACCGTTGCGGCGGTTTGACGCCGGGACGGCGGGATCCGGCGCACGAACCCGGCATCGCGTCGATATACAGCCATGTTCCCTACGACCAGTCACCGTCGTTCCTGGTGGTGGGTGAGCGAACCAACGCCAACGGCTCGAAGAAGTTCAGGGAGGCGATGCTGTCGGACGACTGGGACACCTGCGTTGCGATGGCGAGGGAGGCGGTGAAGGACGGTTCACATGTCCTCGACGTGTGCGTCGACTACACGGGTGAGGACGGTGTAGCCGACATGCGGGAGGTCGCCGGCAGGTTCGCCACCCAGGCAACCGTGCCGTTGATGCTCGACTCGACCGAAGCGGACGTGATCGAGACCGGACTTCAGCTGATCGCCGGTAAACCGATTCTCAACTCGGTCAACCTCGAGGATGGGGATGCGGTTGGGACGAGGCTGGATCGTTTTCTGAGCCTCGCCCACGAGTACGGGGCTGCCGTGGTTTGCACGTGCATCGACGAGGAAGGCCAGGCGCGCACCGCGGATTGGAAGGTCCGGGCAGCCCGGGAGATCTACGAGCTTGCGGTGAACCGTTACGGCATCCCGGCGGAGGACCTGCTGTTCGATCCCCTGGTTTTGCCGATCAGCACCGGCATGGAAGAAAGTCGCCGCGACGGGATCGAGACCATCGAGGGCATCCGCCGGATCAAGGCCGAGCTGCCAGGGGCCGGCACGATCGTCGGCTTGTCGAACGTCAGCTTCGGGCTGTCGGCCGCCGCGCGCCATGCGCTCAACTCCGTGTTCCTCCACGAGTGCCAGCAGGCCGGACTCGACGCCGCGATCGTGCACGCATCTCGGATCGTTCCGCTGAACAAGCTTGATGATCGCGTCGTCGAGGTCTGCCTCGATCTGATCTACGACAGGCGTGACAAGGCCGGCGGATACGACCCGCTCGCTGAGCTCCTGTCTCTCTTCGAGGGAGTGTCGTCGACCGACGTCGCGCGGGAGGATCGCAGCGGCTGGCCGGTCGAGCGCCGGCTCGAGCAGCGAATCGTCGATGGAGACCGTGACGGCCTCGAGGCGGACCTCGATTCGGCTTTGACAGATGGGTGGACCGCCCTCGACGTCATCAACGGGCCCTTGTTGGGTGGCATGAAGATCGTCGGTGACCTGTTCGGCTCCGGCCAGATGCAGTTGCCGTTCGTGCTTCAGTCCGCGGAGACGATGAAGGCGGCGGTGTCCTATCTCGAGCCGCACATGGAAAAGACCGACGACGGCGGCAAAGGCCGCATCGTGCTCGCCACCGTCAAAGGCGACGTGCACGACATCGGCAAGAACCTCGTCGACATCATCTTCACCAACAACGGCTACGAGGTTCACAACCTCGGGATCAAGGTCTCGCTGTCGGAGATGGTCGACAAGGCGAAAGAAGTAGGCGCGGACGTGATCGGCATGTCCGGCCTGCTCGTGAAGAGCACGCTGATCATGCGTGAGAACCTGCTCGAGCTGAACGAGCGAGGGCTGTCCGACATCCCGGTGATCCTCGGCGGTGCGGCATTGACGCGCACCTATGTCGAAAGAGACCTGCGAAGCGAATACCAGGGTCGGCTCTTCTACGGGAAGGACGCGTTCGAAGGCCTGCACACGATGGACCGCTTGATGGAGCTAAAGCGTTCCGAAGAGGAGGATCCGGACTTCGGCCGGGTTCCCGAAGGCAGGGAAGGTGCCAGGACGCGGGCGGGTCGCGCGGCGGAAGCCGCCGCCGGCGCAGGAGGAGCCGCAGGGGGGGTCGGAGGGGGGGTCGGGCCGGTCAGGCCCGACGATCTGCCCGAGCGTTCGCCTTCGGTGGCCGTCGACAACCCGGTCTTCGTCCCACCCTTCGTCGGTTCCCGCATCGAGCGCGGGATCCCCCTCGACGACATAGCTGCGTACCTGAACGAGACCGCCCTGTTCCGAGCGCAATGGGGCTACCGGCCAGACAAGTCGACCGGCGAGAACGACGCGGAGTTCAAGGAGCGGGTGCGCGCAGTCCTGCGCGAGCAGCTGGCCGCTGCACGTTCGTCAGGCGTGCTTCAGCCCGCGGTCGCGTACGGCTGGTTCGCGGTGAACTCTGAGGGCGACGATCTGATCGTGTGGAAGGACGAGTCGCGGACGGCGGAGTGGTTGAGGTTCCGTTTTCCGAGGCAGGCGTTCGAACCATGGATGTCGATTGCCGACTTCTTCCGCTCGGTCGAATCGGGCGAGGACGACTACGCCGCCTTCCACGTCGTGTCGATGGGGTCGAAGGTCTCGGAGGAGACGGCGCGTCTTTTTTCCGAGAACCACTACCAGGACTACCTCCACCTGCACGGCCTCGGCGTCGAGATGACCGAAGCTCTCGCCGAGTACTGGCACCGGCGAATCCGTGAGGACTGGGGCTTCGCCGGCGAGGACGGCCCGACGCTTGGCGGGCTGTTCCGCCAGCAGTACCGGGGCGGCCGCTACTCGTGGGGCTATCCCGCGTGCCCCGATCTGGAGGACAACGCCAAATGCGCGGAGCTGGTCGGCGCGGACCGGCTCGGCGTCACGGTCAGCGAGGAGACATCCTGGCAGTTCCATCCCGAGCAGACCACTGCCGCCATCATCTGCCACCATCCGCAGGCGAAGTACTTCGTAGTCGACTGA
- a CDS encoding ABC transporter permease encodes MAAVEPVDSNSRLDEQILGLDSLDLPGFGRTPLWRKAWSTVWPKLAALLLGLAIWQLLASSGWKPSYLLPGPGTVFSHVWDDRHPLASGLLTTLQRAAGYYALALLFGTVVAILVTRARTIRAAVVPLATGLQSMPSVAWVPIAILLFGVRTQAILFVTLAGSIPAVVIGTVSALDSVPPILVRAGDVLGARGFALYRHVLLPAALPGYLSGARQAWAFAWRSLMAGELIVSAKGTTSLGQLLSAYQDQSLAADVLAVMLAILAVGLLMDALVFSRLEQLALRRRGLAAAPA; translated from the coding sequence ATGGCAGCCGTTGAGCCAGTCGATTCGAACTCGCGATTGGACGAGCAGATCCTCGGCCTCGACTCTCTCGACCTTCCGGGATTCGGACGCACGCCCCTGTGGCGAAAGGCGTGGAGCACCGTCTGGCCGAAGCTGGCTGCGTTGCTCCTGGGCCTTGCGATTTGGCAGCTGCTCGCATCGAGCGGATGGAAGCCGTCTTATCTGCTGCCGGGGCCGGGGACCGTTTTCAGCCACGTCTGGGACGACCGCCACCCTCTGGCCAGCGGTTTGCTGACCACGCTCCAGCGCGCCGCCGGGTACTACGCCCTCGCGCTCCTGTTCGGAACCGTGGTCGCGATCCTCGTGACGCGAGCCAGGACGATCCGGGCGGCGGTGGTCCCCTTGGCCACCGGGCTTCAGAGCATGCCGTCGGTTGCGTGGGTTCCGATCGCCATCTTGCTCTTCGGAGTGAGAACCCAGGCCATCCTGTTCGTGACCCTCGCCGGCTCGATTCCCGCGGTGGTGATCGGGACGGTCTCGGCGCTCGACTCGGTCCCGCCAATCCTGGTTAGGGCCGGTGATGTGTTGGGAGCCAGGGGCTTCGCTCTCTACCGCCACGTTCTTCTTCCCGCCGCTCTTCCGGGCTACCTCTCGGGCGCCCGGCAGGCGTGGGCATTCGCTTGGCGCTCACTGATGGCCGGGGAGCTGATCGTCAGCGCGAAAGGGACGACCTCGCTCGGTCAGCTGCTGAGCGCGTACCAGGATCAGAGCCTCGCCGCGGACGTCCTCGCCGTGATGCTTGCAATCCTCGCGGTGGGCCTGCTCATGGACGCGCTCGTGTTCTCGAGGCTCGAGCAGCTTGCGCTCCGCCGGCGCGGCCTCGCGGCGGCACCGGCCTGA
- a CDS encoding ABC transporter ATP-binding protein gives MTLAAQAAPAGTGGSAGTTLAVRLDSVSKVYGRAGSSVAALDRVSIDVAAGEFLCLVGASGCGKTTLLNLIAGLDEPSAGTIHRPGGEASLMFQEPALFPWLTAARNVELALRLRGVRKDERTAAAAKLLELVRLDSFAEKRPHELSGGMRQRVALARALAQERSILLMDEPFGALDAMTRDVLHEEIERVWRETGITIVFVTHNVREAVRLADRVVLLASRPGRVAATFDIDIPRPRRIESRPVAERAAEITDRLREEVGRHGSR, from the coding sequence GTGACCCTCGCAGCCCAGGCCGCCCCGGCCGGCACAGGCGGAAGCGCCGGCACGACCCTCGCTGTGAGGCTCGACTCGGTGTCCAAGGTGTACGGCCGGGCGGGGAGCTCTGTTGCCGCGCTTGACCGCGTCAGCATCGACGTCGCCGCGGGGGAGTTCTTGTGCCTGGTTGGCGCGTCGGGTTGCGGCAAGACGACCCTGCTGAACCTGATAGCCGGTCTCGACGAGCCGAGCGCCGGCACGATTCACCGGCCGGGTGGCGAGGCGAGCCTGATGTTCCAGGAGCCGGCGCTGTTTCCGTGGTTGACGGCTGCGCGCAACGTCGAGCTCGCCCTGCGCCTTCGTGGAGTTCGCAAGGACGAGCGGACAGCGGCTGCGGCCAAGTTGCTCGAGCTGGTCCGGCTCGATTCCTTCGCCGAAAAGCGGCCTCACGAGCTCTCCGGCGGCATGCGCCAGCGGGTGGCCCTGGCAAGAGCTCTGGCGCAGGAACGCAGCATCCTTCTGATGGACGAGCCGTTCGGCGCGCTCGACGCGATGACCAGAGACGTCCTGCACGAGGAGATCGAAAGGGTCTGGCGCGAGACGGGGATCACGATCGTTTTCGTCACCCACAACGTCCGCGAGGCAGTGCGCCTGGCGGACCGTGTGGTGCTTCTCGCGAGCCGTCCCGGCCGGGTTGCGGCGACGTTCGACATCGACATTCCCCGGCCGCGGCGCATCGAATCGCGGCCGGTAGCGGAGCGGGCAGCGGAGATAACCGACCGCCTCAGGGAGGAGGTAGGCCGGCATGGCAGCCGTTGA